The Caldivirga sp. genome contains a region encoding:
- a CDS encoding SDR family oxidoreductase, with product MDLGLRGKVTIVTASSRGIGKGIARVMLQEGARVMLFARSIDELKSTALELSRETGGDVAYVQGDLTNRDDVMRLIEETKRTMGPIDVLVYNTGPPKPGLFSELTFDDWDYAVKLLLLSAVWLSKGVVDDMVKRGWGRLIYVTSLTLRQPVGNLVLSNTVRLSLAGLVKSLASEYGPRGITVNGVMQGYVMTDRVRRLAEDEAKRSGAPIEEVLRSMAKDIPVGRYGNPEEVGYLVAFLASDKASYINGSMILIDGGLVKCVP from the coding sequence ATGGATCTTGGCTTAAGGGGTAAGGTAACTATTGTTACGGCTTCTAGTAGAGGTATTGGTAAGGGTATTGCAAGGGTTATGCTACAGGAAGGGGCTAGGGTTATGTTATTCGCTAGGAGTATTGATGAGCTTAAGAGTACTGCATTGGAGCTTAGTAGGGAGACTGGAGGTGATGTAGCGTATGTTCAAGGTGACTTAACGAATAGGGATGATGTAATGAGGCTTATTGAGGAGACTAAGAGAACAATGGGTCCCATAGATGTACTAGTCTATAATACTGGGCCACCTAAACCTGGCCTATTCAGTGAATTGACGTTCGATGACTGGGATTACGCGGTTAAACTACTTCTGCTATCGGCTGTGTGGTTGAGTAAGGGTGTTGTTGATGATATGGTTAAGAGGGGTTGGGGTAGGTTAATTTACGTAACCTCCTTAACCCTTAGGCAACCTGTAGGTAACCTAGTACTGTCTAATACGGTAAGATTATCTCTAGCTGGCTTAGTTAAGTCACTGGCCAGTGAATATGGGCCAAGGGGAATTACGGTAAACGGTGTCATGCAGGGTTACGTAATGACCGATAGGGTCAGGAGACTGGCTGAGGATGAGGCTAAGAGGAGTGGTGCACCTATTGAGGAGGTTTTAAGGAGTATGGCTAAGGATATACCAGTGGGTAGGTACGGTAACCCAGAGGAGGTGGGTTACCTTGTTGCCTTCCTGGCCAGTGATAAGGCATCCTACATAAATGGCTCAATGATACTGATAGATGGGGGCCTTGTTAAATGCGTTCCCTAA
- a CDS encoding NAD(P)/FAD-dependent oxidoreductase, with the protein MIPISIELLVIGGGPAGSFLSSEVNLSSVMLVDKKKINYGPVVCGEMMPKAELLMDYLPSELMSMIEYTLHKSIKRSIIVNHIKTLRILIRVKGTVVDLGSINFPAYIVNKGLMISSIIDDAANRGVKVNFSSTVTGCIRHGDGFKCKVIDNNGEHYVETQLVAGADGYPSVAMELTGSPRFNPMDTAVATSQRAAGWDGDEEEAVVIVDPNLAPGGYAWIFPRGDGTSNVGLGIRGYDAWLRGINPVKLHYEFLKSLNLKPTQRSVLLKTIPVGELGKRIEANGVYLLGDAAGTVVSTNGAGINTAMVSGLLLAKALKGGLSYGVEMNKVLGSFLRDVKRLRELADPILESEDALGRLISIMPRETVKWIIKEAMLASVNPMLRIGARLLTGLIKVRERI; encoded by the coding sequence GTGATTCCAATTAGTATTGAACTACTGGTAATTGGGGGTGGGCCGGCTGGTTCATTCCTCTCAAGTGAGGTTAACCTCAGCAGTGTTATGCTGGTGGATAAGAAGAAGATTAACTATGGCCCAGTAGTGTGTGGTGAAATGATGCCTAAGGCAGAGTTACTTATGGATTACCTACCCAGTGAATTAATGAGCATGATTGAGTACACGCTTCATAAATCAATTAAGAGGAGCATTATTGTTAATCACATTAAGACCCTTAGAATCCTAATTAGGGTTAAGGGAACAGTAGTAGACTTAGGTAGCATTAACTTCCCAGCCTACATAGTTAATAAGGGATTAATGATAAGCAGCATTATTGATGATGCAGCCAATAGGGGTGTTAAGGTTAACTTCTCATCAACCGTAACAGGATGCATTAGGCATGGTGATGGCTTTAAGTGCAAGGTAATTGACAATAATGGTGAACACTACGTTGAAACACAACTAGTGGCTGGGGCTGATGGTTACCCATCAGTAGCCATGGAATTAACCGGTAGCCCACGCTTCAACCCAATGGATACTGCAGTGGCCACTAGCCAAAGAGCCGCAGGATGGGATGGAGATGAGGAGGAGGCTGTTGTGATTGTAGACCCTAACCTAGCGCCTGGGGGTTATGCCTGGATATTCCCAAGGGGTGATGGCACAAGTAATGTGGGGTTGGGGATTAGGGGTTATGATGCTTGGCTTAGGGGTATTAACCCAGTTAAACTGCATTATGAATTCCTGAAGTCACTAAACCTTAAACCAACCCAAAGGTCAGTGCTACTTAAGACTATTCCAGTGGGTGAACTTGGAAAGAGAATTGAGGCTAATGGGGTCTACCTACTTGGCGACGCTGCTGGTACCGTTGTGTCAACTAATGGAGCCGGCATTAACACCGCAATGGTTAGTGGATTACTGCTGGCTAAGGCACTTAAAGGAGGATTAAGCTATGGCGTGGAAATGAATAAGGTGCTTGGTTCATTCCTCAGGGATGTTAAGAGACTTAGGGAATTGGCTGACCCAATTCTCGAGAGTGAGGATGCCTTAGGTAGGTTAATCAGTATTATGCCTAGGGAAACCGTTAAATGGATTATTAAGGAAGCGATGCTTGCCTCAGTAAACCCAATGCTGAGGATTGGTGCTAGGTTACTGACGGGTTTAATTAAGGTTAGGGAACGCATTTAA
- a CDS encoding D-glycerate dehydrogenase, producing MGHCVYLTRSTFPKLLYDTLRNVGFTLEVWDNKGHGMWDRAAAPPRDVLRDAASRCDALVVTIGDRVDDYVLSNAKVKVIATYSVGYDHIDLEAATRRGIPVGYTPEILVEAVADLAVGLMITLARRVIEGDRLVRSGEAYKVWGEFLGTEVWGKTLGILGLGNIGAAVARRAKAFNMNVLYWSRTRKPWVEVALGLRYVNLDELFKQSDYLIITVALSRETHHLVNEDKLRMMKRGAYLINIARGAIIDTNALIKALKEGWIAGAALDVYEEEPLPATHELVRMSNVVLTPHIASATVETRNKMAEVTAQNVINVLLKGSKPVYQANLTQ from the coding sequence ATGGGTCACTGTGTGTATTTAACTAGGTCAACCTTCCCTAAGCTGCTTTACGATACCTTAAGGAACGTGGGTTTTACCCTTGAGGTTTGGGACAATAAGGGTCATGGGATGTGGGATAGGGCAGCAGCACCACCTAGGGATGTGTTGAGGGATGCTGCCTCAAGGTGTGATGCGTTAGTTGTTACTATTGGTGATAGGGTTGATGATTACGTGTTAAGTAATGCTAAGGTTAAGGTAATAGCCACATATAGTGTTGGTTACGACCACATAGACCTTGAGGCAGCCACAAGGAGGGGTATCCCAGTTGGCTACACGCCTGAAATATTGGTTGAGGCTGTGGCTGACTTGGCGGTGGGCCTAATGATAACCCTGGCCCGCAGGGTAATAGAGGGTGATAGGCTTGTTAGAAGTGGGGAGGCGTATAAGGTTTGGGGTGAGTTTCTTGGTACTGAGGTTTGGGGTAAGACGCTTGGTATACTAGGCCTTGGTAATATAGGTGCTGCAGTGGCGAGAAGGGCTAAGGCATTCAACATGAATGTCCTATATTGGTCAAGGACTAGGAAGCCTTGGGTTGAGGTTGCCTTGGGTTTAAGGTACGTTAACCTTGATGAATTATTTAAGCAGAGTGACTACCTAATCATAACAGTGGCCTTAAGTAGGGAAACCCACCACTTGGTTAATGAGGATAAGTTAAGGATGATGAAGAGGGGGGCGTACTTAATCAACATAGCTAGGGGGGCCATTATTGATACCAACGCCTTAATCAAGGCCCTTAAGGAGGGTTGGATAGCTGGTGCTGCGTTAGATGTCTATGAGGAGGAACCATTACCGGCCACCCATGAATTAGTAAGGATGAGTAATGTTGTCCTCACCCCACATATTGCATCAGCCACCGTTGAAACCAGAAATAAGATGGCTGAGGTAACGGCACAAAATGTAATAAACGTATTGCTTAAGGGTAGTAAACCAGTCTACCAAGCTAACCTCACTCAATAA
- a CDS encoding DegT/DnrJ/EryC1/StrS aminotransferase family protein has product MVKLAVNGGEPVAKDLSRMIPRWPLLDEDDVKAVVEAVKGGHWCRLYPGSYAERFEAEFAKYHDAKYGIAVANGTVSLELALKTLGVGLNLGDEVIVPAYTFIATASAVTEVGAIPVFADVDPKTGNIDPKDVEGRITERTRAIITVHFGGYPADMDALTSIARKHGLYLIEDAAHAHGSEWRGRKVGAIGDMGSFSFQESKSLTAGEGGIVLTNSDELAERARLIHNIGRVIGQPGYIHYILSSNYRLSEIQAALLLSRLRKLPSEVKVKNENGKVLADMIKRTGVVEPTRNDDRVTVRGYYYFVMLYKPEELNNIPKEVFIEALRAEGVPVGVSYGPPLYKQPAFKRENLVKSIPKYILDRMPNYERLNLPGAEEFARRELVLPHYLLLAPREAFELVVAAIEKIKEHVNELQQSVNRLKVSDATIDTTYHR; this is encoded by the coding sequence ATGGTTAAGCTTGCTGTTAATGGTGGTGAGCCTGTTGCTAAGGATCTTAGTAGAATGATTCCTAGGTGGCCTCTTCTTGATGAGGATGATGTTAAGGCTGTGGTTGAAGCTGTTAAGGGTGGGCATTGGTGTAGGCTTTACCCAGGCTCCTATGCTGAGCGTTTTGAGGCTGAGTTCGCCAAGTACCATGATGCTAAGTATGGTATTGCTGTTGCTAACGGTACAGTATCCCTTGAGTTGGCCCTTAAGACCCTTGGAGTTGGGCTTAACCTGGGTGATGAGGTTATTGTACCAGCCTACACTTTCATAGCTACAGCCTCAGCGGTCACTGAGGTAGGTGCAATACCAGTGTTTGCTGATGTTGACCCTAAGACTGGTAATATTGACCCAAAGGATGTTGAAGGTAGGATCACTGAGAGGACTAGGGCAATAATAACCGTGCACTTTGGGGGTTATCCAGCTGATATGGATGCCTTAACTAGTATAGCCAGGAAGCATGGATTATACTTAATTGAGGATGCTGCCCATGCACATGGTTCAGAATGGAGGGGACGTAAGGTTGGGGCTATTGGGGATATGGGTTCATTCAGCTTCCAGGAAAGCAAATCACTAACTGCAGGTGAGGGTGGTATAGTGTTAACTAATAGTGATGAGTTGGCTGAGAGGGCTAGGTTAATACACAATATTGGTAGAGTTATTGGGCAACCAGGCTACATTCACTACATACTAAGCTCAAACTATAGGCTCAGTGAGATTCAAGCAGCACTGCTGCTCTCAAGGCTTAGGAAACTGCCCAGTGAGGTTAAGGTTAAGAATGAGAATGGTAAAGTCTTAGCCGACATGATTAAAAGGACTGGCGTAGTTGAGCCAACTAGGAACGATGATAGGGTAACTGTTAGGGGCTACTACTACTTCGTAATGCTTTATAAGCCTGAGGAGTTAAACAACATACCTAAGGAGGTCTTCATTGAGGCGCTTAGGGCTGAGGGTGTACCAGTGGGTGTCTCCTACGGCCCACCACTCTATAAGCAGCCGGCCTTCAAGAGAGAGAACCTGGTTAAGTCAATTCCAAAGTACATCCTTGATAGAATGCCAAACTATGAAAGACTTAATCTACCTGGTGCTGAAGAGTTCGCTAGAAGAGAACTAGTACTACCACACTATCTACTGCTAGCCCCAAGGGAGGCCTTCGAACTTGTAGTTGCAGCCATAGAGAAAATTAAGGAGCATGTTAATGAACTTCAGCAGTCAGTTAATAGACTTAAGGTAAGTGATGCAACAATAGATACCACCTACCATAGGTGA
- a CDS encoding M50 family metallopeptidase: MNISPLVWFVAAWFIFIGLVKLLLRDKVKVYYYVALMARSSGVERILRPLADLIDGVPTMVIFVLVVAFFALAMVYAIPVLLPMPIQVIGELVGFVPSFIRILGINLAATVSVITSLHTVSSQQAATQLVESRFTPATPLIPGVTVSVNVFVIVLIAIGISILVHEISHGIIALRYGGKIKSGGVFLSLFILYGGFVEVDEVDLRKKAGLRGILAMLSAGVFANMILSIVAIGLMYLALIPALQPYLSGIVITSVIKDSPAFYANIPANSLLLAINGKPIISSMTLLYVLEGLKPGSQVTLTILHSGIIHTYTIITSSNPSDPNLPFIGITIDDRLFYQFIYWLWTINVVIILLNTMPAWPLDGGQFLYYMLLSIPGFREEWASRVMYIISAVLWVLFIFTLFVSLSSGLWRIAVTPP, translated from the coding sequence ATGAACATATCGCCATTGGTATGGTTCGTGGCTGCTTGGTTTATCTTTATTGGATTAGTTAAGCTTCTGCTAAGGGATAAAGTCAAGGTTTACTACTACGTTGCTTTAATGGCTAGGAGTAGTGGTGTCGAGAGGATTCTTAGGCCACTGGCTGATTTAATAGATGGTGTTCCCACAATGGTGATATTTGTGCTTGTTGTGGCTTTCTTCGCGTTAGCTATGGTTTACGCAATTCCTGTTCTACTGCCTATGCCTATTCAGGTAATAGGTGAGCTAGTGGGTTTTGTACCATCATTCATTAGGATACTGGGCATTAACCTAGCCGCAACGGTAAGTGTCATAACGAGCCTACACACTGTATCAAGCCAACAGGCGGCAACTCAGTTAGTGGAGAGTAGGTTCACGCCGGCTACGCCCCTAATACCTGGCGTTACGGTTAGCGTTAACGTATTCGTAATTGTGTTAATAGCAATAGGCATAAGCATACTTGTTCATGAGATTTCTCACGGAATAATTGCACTTAGATATGGGGGTAAGATAAAGTCAGGAGGCGTATTCCTATCACTCTTCATACTTTACGGCGGCTTCGTTGAGGTTGATGAGGTTGATCTCAGGAAGAAGGCTGGGTTAAGGGGTATATTAGCCATGCTATCTGCAGGAGTATTCGCAAACATGATTCTATCAATAGTAGCCATTGGCTTAATGTACCTAGCCCTAATACCGGCCCTTCAACCATACTTATCTGGTATAGTTATAACAAGCGTCATTAAGGATTCACCAGCCTTCTACGCTAACATACCTGCCAATAGCCTGCTCCTTGCCATAAATGGGAAGCCAATAATATCATCAATGACTCTACTGTACGTGCTAGAGGGGCTTAAGCCAGGTAGTCAAGTCACATTAACGATACTTCACTCAGGCATAATACACACATACACTATAATCACCTCCAGTAACCCAAGTGACCCAAACTTACCCTTCATAGGCATTACTATTGATGATAGGTTATTTTACCAGTTCATCTACTGGTTGTGGACAATAAACGTGGTTATAATACTGCTTAACACAATGCCAGCATGGCCCCTTGATGGTGGGCAATTCCTATACTACATGCTACTAAGCATACCTGGGTTTAGGGAGGAATGGGCTTCTAGGGTTATGTACATTATTAGTGCCGTGCTGTGGGTGCTCTTCATATTCACACTCTTCGTAAGCTTATCCTCAGGGCTCTGGAGAATTGCGGTGACCCCACCATGA
- a CDS encoding alpha/beta fold hydrolase yields MLALLFHGKGSSPEKINWLTRPFRNMGFRVEAPKIDEVADGVSIGSRIIENEKDPVIIGGHSMGGTVALLLAAKYPKKVKCVIAVAAPVDRVLQLKWLEKGEEGSVRRALYNDIVARLSMRDLEESSPIRYINGEYPPVIYIRGSADDIVPAEHLELLKRKASEYGFKVIELMIEGMGHTPRSQHVKVIEGFIKSNINQCLMA; encoded by the coding sequence ATGCTTGCTCTACTATTCCACGGTAAGGGTTCAAGCCCAGAGAAGATAAATTGGTTAACCAGGCCATTTAGAAACATGGGGTTCAGGGTTGAGGCACCTAAAATAGATGAGGTTGCTGATGGGGTCTCAATTGGATCCAGGATTATTGAGAATGAGAAGGACCCAGTAATCATAGGTGGCCATTCCATGGGTGGTACTGTGGCCTTACTATTAGCCGCCAAATATCCTAAGAAGGTTAAGTGCGTTATCGCTGTTGCTGCACCAGTTGATAGGGTTCTTCAATTAAAGTGGCTTGAGAAGGGGGAGGAGGGGTCGGTGAGGAGGGCGTTGTATAATGATATAGTGGCTAGGTTAAGTATGAGGGATCTTGAGGAATCTTCACCAATCAGGTACATTAATGGTGAATATCCACCAGTAATATACATTAGGGGTAGTGCTGATGATATAGTGCCCGCTGAGCACCTTGAGTTACTTAAAAGGAAGGCCAGTGAGTATGGATTTAAGGTTATTGAGTTAATGATAGAAGGTATGGGTCACACCCCCAGGTCCCAGCATGTTAAGGTGATTGAGGGCTTCATTAAAAGTAACATTAATCAATGCCTAATGGCTTAA
- a CDS encoding PIG-L deacetylase family protein, with protein MINPHRLEEYIKGIVVNKDLVNALRSARRIVAVSPHPDDIEVIAGGYLSMMVNNGSLVKNVVVSDDRMSIGSMEYTLDEVIAIRRREELEAMRILGVHDVEFLNYVDSEVPEPEILRRDFIRIIRGFKPDVVITVDPRLPYEAHPDHVNTGLAVMQAVLFHGIPRVLSEYRVESQPPVLALGATVRPNALICIDDYVDRKMNALRAHKSQFSEELLMNIELIHLKLGNAAGCKYAEAFKVLTPSELHMNPLAEYP; from the coding sequence GTGATTAATCCTCATAGGCTTGAGGAATATATTAAAGGCATAGTCGTGAATAAGGACTTAGTTAACGCATTAAGATCAGCTAGAAGGATAGTAGCAGTTTCTCCGCATCCTGATGATATTGAGGTTATTGCTGGTGGTTACTTATCAATGATGGTTAATAATGGTTCCTTAGTTAAGAATGTAGTGGTCAGTGATGATAGAATGAGTATAGGTTCCATGGAGTATACTCTTGATGAGGTTATTGCGATTAGAAGACGTGAGGAGCTTGAGGCTATGAGGATACTTGGTGTTCATGATGTTGAATTCCTCAACTATGTTGATTCTGAGGTTCCTGAACCAGAAATCCTTAGGAGAGATTTCATTAGGATAATTAGGGGGTTTAAGCCTGATGTAGTAATTACAGTGGACCCACGCCTACCCTATGAGGCTCATCCAGATCACGTGAATACCGGCTTAGCCGTCATGCAGGCTGTGTTATTTCACGGTATACCAAGGGTTTTAAGCGAGTATAGGGTTGAGTCCCAGCCACCGGTATTAGCCTTGGGTGCCACAGTGAGGCCAAATGCGTTAATATGTATTGATGATTACGTGGATAGGAAGATGAATGCGTTAAGGGCGCATAAGTCACAGTTCAGCGAGGAACTACTGATGAACATTGAGTTGATTCACTTGAAACTGGGTAATGCTGCTGGATGCAAGTATGCCGAGGCCTTTAAGGTATTAACACCAAGTGAACTTCACATGAATCCGTTGGCTGAATATCCGTAG
- a CDS encoding N-glycosylase/DNA lyase, protein MEVSEDRVAKLSEVLRELSLSDVLAFEERDPQFIVVKKLCTALNDPGLVAVLVAMNSVVSYMLTGRGEKHWGYFSEYFSRNRPSDLCRDFKAYVMKSPYLARGRDVKVNRIDRFCSAKLHDKLRDLTNLNEAWRLLANGLRSPINSKTVVFAIKMLYYAYRACGVNVKPPEDLPVPVDYRIATLTQCSGLINADVKVLMSRQGIVQEAWGRVTRLSGIPQVNLDSLLWVIGGALIYSDFNVDAALRKLIGDSLIPPSKVQVFRDLMIELSRECLRGDSN, encoded by the coding sequence GTGGAGGTAAGTGAAGATAGGGTGGCTAAGTTAAGTGAGGTATTAAGGGAATTAAGCCTAAGCGACGTGTTAGCCTTCGAGGAAAGAGACCCTCAATTCATTGTAGTTAAGAAGCTGTGTACGGCATTAAATGACCCTGGGCTTGTGGCCGTATTAGTTGCAATGAACTCGGTGGTGAGTTACATGCTGACTGGTAGGGGTGAGAAGCATTGGGGCTACTTCAGTGAGTACTTCAGTCGCAATAGGCCCAGTGACTTATGCAGAGATTTTAAGGCATACGTAATGAAAAGCCCCTACTTGGCCAGGGGCAGGGACGTTAAGGTTAATAGAATTGATAGGTTCTGCAGCGCCAAGCTTCATGATAAGTTAAGGGATTTAACCAATTTGAATGAGGCATGGAGACTATTGGCTAATGGACTACGCTCACCCATCAATAGTAAGACCGTGGTCTTCGCCATTAAGATGCTTTACTATGCATATAGGGCATGCGGCGTTAATGTAAAACCCCCTGAGGACTTACCGGTGCCGGTGGATTATAGGATAGCGACCCTGACTCAATGCAGTGGTTTAATTAATGCTGACGTCAAGGTGCTTATGAGTAGGCAGGGCATTGTTCAGGAGGCTTGGGGAAGGGTTACTAGGCTTTCAGGAATACCTCAAGTCAATCTTGATTCATTACTATGGGTTATTGGTGGTGCGTTAATCTATAGTGACTTTAATGTTGATGCAGCCCTACGTAAATTAATAGGGGACTCATTAATACCACCGAGTAAGGTTCAGGTTTTTAGGGACCTAATGATTGAGTTAAGTAGGGAATGCCTAAGGGGTGATTCCAATTAG
- a CDS encoding MFS transporter, with translation MSSELKVSGINVRALLGGTIGWMVDVFDLTLILFIASIIGEAFFPKTNPTAQLLYVFASYSLTLLARPLGGIVFGHVADRVGRRITMLITLIGLGVFSALTGALPTYAQVGLTATALFVTLRLIVGIFVGGEVSGSHLIAVESSSPRFRGLVSGVIESGYYWGYALAALTFALLRDYFGTRNFVAFGWRYAFLVGLVVALIGVILRLTVDDPEIYKRAKATGNIAKVPIAELFKASTRDALVALLLLAGIFWVAYATLGFLPTYLTRFMKLPLNEAFWGLAYASLLGGVITIIGGVLSNYTGRRMAFLILIVVGIVLAYPLTIALKLGYTSLIISTGVLTSVIGTGGVMLAYLAELFPTRFRGSAVGFLWNMASIGATGALLTSQYWLKAFGVINGYVVLLIVGYVIGLIGVAITRDNTGIELDKVKESLRE, from the coding sequence ATGAGTAGTGAGCTTAAGGTAAGTGGGATAAATGTCAGAGCTTTATTGGGTGGTACAATAGGTTGGATGGTTGATGTATTTGACTTAACCCTCATACTCTTCATAGCTTCAATAATTGGGGAAGCCTTCTTCCCTAAAACAAACCCCACTGCTCAATTACTCTACGTGTTCGCCTCATACTCCTTAACCCTCTTAGCTAGGCCATTGGGTGGCATTGTGTTTGGTCATGTTGCAGATAGGGTTGGTAGGAGGATTACAATGTTAATAACCCTAATTGGCCTTGGCGTATTCTCAGCATTGACAGGGGCATTACCAACATATGCACAAGTGGGCTTAACTGCAACTGCATTATTCGTAACCCTTAGGCTCATTGTGGGAATATTCGTTGGTGGTGAGGTTTCGGGCTCGCACTTAATAGCGGTGGAGAGTTCCTCACCTCGGTTTAGGGGCTTGGTTAGTGGCGTTATTGAAAGTGGCTACTACTGGGGTTACGCATTAGCTGCATTAACATTCGCACTGCTTAGAGACTACTTTGGGACAAGGAATTTCGTTGCCTTCGGCTGGAGGTACGCCTTCTTAGTAGGTCTCGTAGTTGCCCTCATTGGGGTTATCCTTAGGTTAACGGTTGATGATCCTGAAATCTATAAGAGGGCTAAGGCGACAGGCAATATAGCAAAGGTACCCATAGCTGAATTATTCAAAGCCAGTACTAGGGATGCCTTGGTGGCTTTACTTCTATTAGCAGGAATCTTCTGGGTGGCCTATGCAACGCTAGGTTTCCTACCAACATACCTAACAAGATTCATGAAGTTGCCGCTTAATGAAGCGTTCTGGGGGTTAGCATATGCATCTCTGCTAGGTGGGGTAATAACCATAATTGGTGGTGTATTAAGTAACTACACTGGGAGGAGGATGGCCTTCCTAATACTCATAGTAGTAGGCATAGTGTTAGCGTACCCATTAACCATAGCGCTTAAGCTAGGCTACACCTCACTCATAATCTCAACTGGCGTATTAACAAGCGTAATAGGCACTGGTGGCGTTATGCTGGCTTACTTAGCTGAATTATTCCCAACAAGGTTCAGGGGAAGTGCAGTTGGCTTCCTATGGAATATGGCTAGTATTGGAGCCACTGGAGCATTATTAACCTCCCAGTATTGGTTAAAGGCTTTTGGTGTAATAAATGGCTACGTAGTATTGCTAATAGTTGGATACGTAATTGGGTTAATTGGCGTAGCCATAACTAGGGATAATACTGGAATTGAATTAGATAAAGTTAAGGAGAGCCTTAGGGAGTGA
- a CDS encoding (Fe-S)-binding protein: MTNVKVKYKGEDKDILEASPRYSEWVKEFSNGSGHLKARVEANEDTLITIEMSKLTKVKPNSSDRKLYFINRIGELARSNRAFRNYMESCTHCGFCIDKCQMWLATRDPNNSPVGRADLIRNIYRRMRKLTFGLVDKVSDEGELKQLLESIDLDKIWTYYYQCTECRRCAYFCPLGIDQAEITRSIRQIFVEMGMMPPFIAKTMECVYKTGNNMCITKDAALNVIDFTVSEISEQTGKKMEGVVDKDKADVLYIPSSTDFFTNIGTLKGAIAIMTELGLNWTMDSQALEVGNFGLFEDEHHLRRFGDNIVNAALRRKVRMVVFGECGHGWRAFKNYVVPRLAEHGIDGISITQLTAWALRKGKLKLSNKVDAVVTYHDPCNLARAGDLIDEPREILKATVKEFREREHNRERTLCCGAGGGLLLDELMPLRVWAGWPSVYDAYRTGAQYMVAPCSIDKAQFPLVIEYHKVPLKFRGVSDFVYAALYGVDIDSV; the protein is encoded by the coding sequence ATGACTAATGTTAAGGTTAAGTATAAGGGTGAGGATAAGGATATACTGGAGGCTAGCCCACGCTACAGTGAGTGGGTTAAGGAGTTCAGTAACGGTAGTGGTCACTTGAAGGCTAGGGTTGAGGCTAATGAAGATACATTAATTACGATAGAGATGAGTAAGTTAACTAAGGTTAAGCCTAATTCAAGTGATAGGAAGCTCTACTTCATTAATAGGATAGGGGAATTAGCAAGAAGTAATAGGGCTTTTAGGAACTACATGGAGTCATGCACCCACTGCGGCTTCTGCATAGATAAATGCCAAATGTGGCTTGCCACAAGGGACCCTAATAATAGCCCCGTTGGTAGGGCTGACTTAATTAGGAATATTTACAGGAGGATGCGTAAATTAACCTTCGGCCTAGTGGATAAGGTTAGTGATGAGGGGGAACTTAAACAGTTACTGGAGAGCATTGACCTAGATAAGATATGGACCTACTACTACCAGTGCACCGAATGCAGGAGATGCGCGTACTTCTGCCCCCTCGGCATTGACCAAGCTGAGATAACTAGGTCTATTAGGCAGATATTCGTTGAGATGGGTATGATGCCCCCCTTCATAGCTAAGACAATGGAGTGCGTGTACAAGACGGGGAACAACATGTGCATTACTAAGGACGCTGCACTTAATGTAATAGACTTCACGGTTAGTGAAATAAGTGAGCAGACTGGTAAGAAAATGGAGGGAGTAGTGGATAAGGATAAGGCTGATGTACTCTACATACCCTCCTCTACCGACTTCTTCACTAACATTGGGACATTAAAGGGGGCGATTGCAATAATGACTGAGCTCGGCCTTAATTGGACAATGGACTCCCAGGCCCTTGAGGTAGGTAACTTCGGGCTCTTTGAGGATGAGCACCACTTAAGGAGGTTTGGGGATAATATTGTGAATGCAGCCTTGAGGAGGAAGGTTAGGATGGTTGTATTTGGGGAGTGTGGGCATGGGTGGAGGGCCTTTAAGAACTACGTGGTTCCCAGGCTCGCTGAACATGGTATTGACGGAATCTCAATAACTCAATTAACTGCATGGGCGCTTAGGAAGGGTAAGTTGAAGCTAAGTAATAAGGTTGACGCAGTGGTGACTTACCATGATCCATGTAACTTAGCCAGGGCAGGGGACTTGATTGATGAACCTAGGGAGATACTTAAGGCAACGGTTAAGGAATTTAGGGAGAGGGAGCATAATAGGGAGAGGACGCTATGCTGCGGAGCTGGTGGTGGGTTACTGCTTGATGAATTAATGCCCCTTAGGGTTTGGGCAGGATGGCCCTCAGTATATGATGCTTACCGCACTGGGGCGCAGTACATGGTTGCACCCTGCAGTATAGATAAGGCACAATTCCCCCTAGTTATAGAGTACCATAAGGTACCCTTGAAGTTCAGGGGGGTGTCCGACTTCGTCTACGCTGCCCTATACGGCGTTGACATAGACTCCGTTTAA